From a region of the Fischerella sp. JS2 genome:
- the pdhA gene encoding pyruvate dehydrogenase (acetyl-transferring) E1 component subunit alpha yields MVQERTLPKFDVASAQIDREEGLRLYQDMVLGRTFEDKCAEMYYRGKMFGFVHLYNGQEAVSTGVIQGAMRPGEDFVCSTYRDHVHALSAGVPAKEVMAELFGKATGCSKGRGGSMHMFSAEHHLLGGYAFVAEGIPVAAGAAFQSKYRREVLGDASADQVTACFFGDGACNNGQFFETLNMAALWKLPILFVVENNKWAIGMAHERATSDPEIYKKASVFNMVGVEVDGMDIMAVRAVAQEAVARARAGEGPTLIEALTYRFRGHSLADPDELRSKDEKEFWFARDPIKKFAAYLTERNLATEEELKEIDRKIQQEIEEAVKFAESSPEPDPSELYRYVFAED; encoded by the coding sequence ATGGTTCAAGAACGTACTTTACCCAAATTTGACGTTGCTAGCGCCCAAATTGATAGAGAAGAAGGACTGCGATTGTATCAAGATATGGTACTCGGACGCACCTTTGAAGACAAATGTGCCGAAATGTATTACAGGGGCAAAATGTTTGGTTTTGTCCACTTGTACAATGGTCAGGAGGCAGTCTCCACAGGTGTCATCCAAGGAGCAATGCGACCAGGAGAAGATTTTGTTTGCAGTACCTACCGCGACCACGTTCATGCTTTGAGTGCGGGAGTACCAGCAAAAGAAGTAATGGCAGAGTTATTTGGCAAAGCCACAGGTTGCAGTAAAGGACGTGGCGGTTCCATGCATATGTTCTCTGCGGAACATCATTTGTTGGGTGGTTATGCTTTCGTCGCAGAAGGTATTCCTGTAGCAGCTGGGGCAGCTTTTCAAAGTAAATACCGCCGAGAAGTGCTAGGTGATGCCAGTGCTGATCAAGTTACAGCTTGCTTTTTTGGTGATGGTGCTTGTAACAACGGTCAGTTTTTTGAGACCTTAAATATGGCTGCGCTGTGGAAATTACCAATCCTTTTCGTCGTTGAAAATAACAAATGGGCTATTGGTATGGCTCATGAACGGGCAACTTCCGACCCCGAAATTTATAAAAAAGCCAGCGTCTTCAACATGGTGGGTGTGGAAGTAGATGGTATGGATATTATGGCAGTGCGTGCGGTGGCCCAGGAAGCCGTAGCCCGCGCCCGTGCAGGTGAAGGCCCGACATTGATTGAAGCACTTACTTACCGCTTCCGGGGTCACTCTTTAGCAGATCCAGATGAGTTACGTAGCAAGGATGAGAAAGAATTTTGGTTTGCCCGTGATCCAATTAAGAAATTTGCTGCTTATCTTACAGAAAGAAACCTGGCAACAGAGGAAGAATTAAAAGAGATTGACCGCAAAATCCAGCAAGAAATAGAAGAGGCAGTGAAGTTCGCTGAAAGTAGCCCGGAACCAGACCCAAGCGAACTGTATCGCTACGTATTTGCGGAAGACTAA
- a CDS encoding aldose epimerase — protein sequence MSSISIQQKQYKTYILTHEIANSQLEVVPERGGIITRWRTQGQEILYLDTERFANPELSVRGGIPILFPICGNVPDNSYTYNGKQYTLKQHGFARDLPWQVTDQVTQDAVSLSLTLNSNEQTRAVYPFDFQLIFNYKIQGNTLGIQQQYTNLSLEVMPFSFGFHPYFFTQDKTQLQFEIPAQEYQDQRSQEIHSFAGKFDFNQDEIDVAFKQLASQSASVIDNSRKLKLTLEYDNIFSTLVFWTLKGKDFYCLEPWSAPRNAINTSEHLTVLQPGDTCTANVRISAKFF from the coding sequence GTGTCTTCTATCTCTATTCAACAAAAACAATATAAAACCTACATTCTCACGCATGAAATTGCCAACTCTCAGCTAGAAGTTGTTCCAGAACGTGGCGGTATTATTACTCGTTGGCGAACTCAAGGGCAGGAAATTCTTTACCTAGATACAGAACGCTTTGCTAACCCAGAGTTGAGTGTTAGGGGTGGTATCCCGATTTTGTTCCCCATCTGCGGCAATGTACCCGACAATAGTTACACTTACAACGGTAAGCAGTACACCTTAAAACAACATGGTTTTGCTCGTGATTTACCTTGGCAAGTAACTGATCAAGTTACTCAAGATGCAGTGAGTTTGAGTCTTACTCTTAATAGCAATGAACAAACACGAGCAGTTTATCCTTTTGATTTTCAGCTAATTTTTAATTATAAAATCCAAGGCAATACCTTAGGAATCCAGCAGCAGTATACAAATCTTTCCTTGGAAGTAATGCCCTTTTCTTTTGGGTTTCATCCTTACTTTTTTACCCAGGATAAAACCCAATTGCAGTTTGAGATTCCTGCTCAAGAATACCAAGACCAAAGAAGTCAGGAAATTCACTCTTTTGCAGGTAAATTTGATTTCAATCAAGATGAAATCGATGTGGCATTTAAACAGCTAGCTAGTCAATCAGCCAGTGTAATTGACAATAGCCGGAAATTAAAACTCACGCTGGAATACGACAATATCTTTTCTACCCTTGTGTTTTGGACTCTCAAGGGCAAAGATTTTTACTGTCTAGAACCTTGGAGTGCGCCCCGTAACGCCATCAATACTAGTGAACATCTGACAGTGTTGCAACCAGGAGACACTTGTACAGCAAATGTGAGAATTTCGGCAAAATTTTTCTAA
- the fba gene encoding class II fructose-bisphosphate aldolase (catalyzes the reversible aldol condensation of dihydroxyacetonephosphate and glyceraldehyde 3-phosphate in the Calvin cycle, glycolysis, and/or gluconeogenesis), which yields MALVPMRLLLDHAAENNYGIPAFNVNNMEQIQAIMQAAHETDSPVILQASRGARKYAGENFLRHLILAAVETYPHLPIAMHQDHGNEPATCYSAIKNGFTSVMMDGSLEADAKTPASYEYNVKVTRQVVEVAHALGVSVEGELGCLGSLETGMGEAEDGHGFEGKLDHSQLLTDPDQAVDFVEQTQVDALAVAIGTSHGAYKFTRKPTGEILAISRIEEIHRRLPNTHLVMHGSSSVPEDLIALINQYGGAIPETYGVPVEEIQKGIKSGVRKVNIDTDNRLAITAAVREALAKDAKEFDPRHFLKPSIKYMQKVCAERYQQFETAGNASKIKQVSLEEFAAKYAKGELNAAIKKTVAL from the coding sequence ATGGCGCTCGTGCCAATGCGGCTGCTGTTGGATCACGCGGCTGAAAACAATTACGGTATTCCAGCTTTTAACGTGAACAACATGGAGCAGATTCAAGCGATTATGCAAGCTGCCCATGAAACAGATAGCCCCGTGATTTTGCAAGCTTCTCGTGGCGCTCGTAAATACGCTGGTGAAAACTTCCTGCGTCATTTGATTTTGGCAGCAGTGGAAACTTATCCCCATCTTCCCATTGCTATGCACCAAGATCATGGTAACGAGCCTGCCACTTGCTACTCAGCAATTAAGAACGGCTTTACCAGCGTGATGATGGATGGTTCCCTGGAAGCTGATGCTAAAACCCCTGCTAGCTATGAGTACAACGTCAAAGTTACCCGCCAAGTGGTGGAAGTAGCTCATGCACTGGGTGTCAGCGTTGAAGGCGAACTCGGTTGCTTGGGTTCTCTGGAAACTGGTATGGGCGAAGCAGAAGATGGTCATGGTTTCGAGGGTAAACTTGATCATTCCCAACTGTTGACTGATCCTGACCAAGCTGTTGATTTTGTTGAGCAAACCCAAGTGGACGCTTTGGCTGTTGCGATTGGTACTAGCCACGGTGCTTACAAGTTCACCCGCAAGCCAACTGGTGAAATTTTGGCAATCAGCCGTATTGAAGAAATTCACCGCCGTTTGCCTAACACTCACTTAGTAATGCACGGTTCCTCCTCCGTACCTGAAGATTTGATTGCTTTGATTAACCAGTACGGTGGTGCTATTCCTGAAACCTACGGTGTACCTGTAGAAGAAATTCAAAAAGGCATCAAGAGCGGTGTACGCAAGGTAAATATCGACACCGACAACCGTTTGGCAATTACTGCTGCTGTGCGGGAAGCTTTGGCAAAAGATGCCAAAGAATTTGACCCCCGTCACTTCCTCAAGCCTTCTATTAAGTACATGCAAAAAGTCTGTGCTGAACGCTACCAACAATTTGAAACTGCTGGTAATGCTAGTAAGATCAAGCAGGTTTCTTTGGAAGAGTTTGCTGCTAAGTATGCTAAAGGCGAACTCAATGCTGCTATCAAGAAAACTGTTGCTCTGTAA
- a CDS encoding fasciclin domain-containing protein → MKANKGILQKALFSIVGTGSLFALSACGQPSVENTTPSAQTPTENSSSVAEVTPTTTAPATQTPTGTTANKNFAELAQAAASQGSFKILTQATKAAGLEEQLTAQGPYTVFAPTDAAFNALPQGTLENLLKPENKQQLVQLLTYHVIPGQVTSSQLTSGDVKTVEGTPVTIDVNSTARTISVNGAKVTQADILASNGVVHVVDKVILPPNFQVNPTSSPTSQ, encoded by the coding sequence ATGAAAGCAAACAAAGGCATTTTACAAAAAGCTTTGTTCAGTATTGTTGGTACGGGTAGCCTATTTGCCTTGTCTGCCTGTGGTCAACCTAGTGTAGAAAATACCACCCCTTCAGCACAAACACCTACAGAAAATTCTTCATCCGTAGCTGAAGTAACTCCCACAACTACTGCACCCGCAACACAAACTCCTACTGGTACAACTGCAAACAAAAACTTTGCAGAACTTGCCCAAGCAGCAGCCAGCCAAGGTTCATTTAAAATTTTGACCCAAGCAACAAAAGCAGCAGGTTTAGAAGAACAACTAACAGCACAAGGACCCTATACAGTCTTTGCACCTACTGATGCTGCTTTCAACGCTTTACCACAAGGTACTTTAGAAAATCTCCTCAAACCAGAAAACAAACAACAACTAGTGCAACTTCTCACCTACCACGTCATTCCTGGACAAGTCACCTCAAGTCAATTGACATCTGGAGACGTAAAAACAGTCGAGGGTACTCCTGTCACAATCGATGTTAATAGTACTGCTAGAACAATATCAGTTAATGGTGCGAAAGTTACTCAAGCCGATATATTGGCTAGCAATGGTGTTGTTCACGTAGTCGATAAGGTAATTTTGCCTCCCAATTTTCAAGTAAATCCTACTTCTAGTCCAACATCACAATAA
- a CDS encoding cytosolic protein codes for MHRIFLPYRSRGDKLGARLYFSGQRVTASCSRCRIGAKVGEQRWVLVHLEVQSHEETNFAQRMYVYHYRLFDRYNRSVASLAILGDDRPTWKPNQYSNELWGCEVKFKFPIDKLLDYSQLWTELEESSNRFATVVMAHLKAKETRQDDEGRKRWKLYLTKRLYEKGYYREDIINLFQFIDWVMRLPEELENSFWREVTQYEEEKKMPYVTSVERKGIQKGIREGLLEGIEMGLELKFGDERLTILPEISQIQDVDVLRAILTSIKTANTLEELRRIYQ; via the coding sequence ATGCATCGAATTTTTCTTCCCTATCGCAGCCGAGGGGATAAACTGGGAGCGAGGCTATACTTTTCTGGACAAAGAGTTACAGCAAGTTGTTCGAGATGCAGAATTGGGGCAAAGGTTGGTGAACAAAGGTGGGTATTAGTCCATCTAGAAGTCCAAAGTCATGAAGAAACTAACTTTGCCCAACGGATGTACGTCTACCACTACCGCCTGTTTGACCGTTACAATCGGTCTGTAGCTAGTTTAGCTATCTTAGGTGACGATCGCCCGACATGGAAACCAAACCAGTATAGCAATGAGTTATGGGGCTGCGAAGTCAAATTTAAGTTTCCTATAGACAAATTGCTTGACTATAGCCAACTATGGACAGAATTAGAAGAAAGTTCTAACCGCTTCGCTACAGTGGTTATGGCTCATTTGAAAGCAAAGGAAACACGCCAAGATGACGAAGGACGTAAGCGGTGGAAGCTTTATTTGACAAAACGACTCTATGAAAAAGGCTATTACCGCGAAGATATTATCAACCTGTTTCAGTTTATCGACTGGGTGATGAGATTACCTGAAGAATTAGAGAACAGCTTTTGGCGAGAAGTGACTCAATATGAGGAGGAAAAGAAAATGCCGTATGTAACTAGTGTAGAAAGAAAAGGGATTCAAAAAGGTATAAGGGAAGGGTTATTGGAAGGCATTGAAATGGGTTTGGAGCTAAAATTTGGTGATGAGAGGCTAACAATATTACCAGAAATCTCTCAGATACAGGACGTAGATGTATTAAGAGCGATTCTCACCAGTATCAAAACCGCGAATACTCTAGAAGAACTCCGGCGAATTTATCAATAA
- a CDS encoding SH3 domain-containing protein, giving the protein MTSAILLVSKNRRKQVNNQAAKLAIALAFSSISVLVNTGIANHHVLAQSPKQQKCDISAYIITKDPQGLNVRSGASPTHKILGQIATNETVKITAASGEWVQVTDVTGDFQGTGWVYLPMLGISSRGYGTNGVNLYTNADQQSQKVGQIPPSTSVKLLGCQGEWAQVEYQGIKGWLASEDQCGAALTSCS; this is encoded by the coding sequence ATGACATCAGCAATATTGCTGGTGTCCAAAAATCGGAGAAAGCAAGTGAACAATCAAGCAGCCAAGTTAGCGATCGCCTTAGCATTTAGTAGTATTAGCGTACTTGTTAATACTGGTATAGCTAATCATCATGTGTTAGCCCAATCACCCAAACAACAAAAGTGTGATATTTCTGCCTACATCATTACCAAAGATCCACAAGGTTTAAATGTGCGGAGTGGTGCAAGTCCCACTCACAAGATTTTGGGACAAATAGCTACTAATGAGACAGTAAAAATTACCGCAGCCTCCGGAGAATGGGTGCAAGTTACTGATGTTACTGGTGATTTTCAAGGAACTGGCTGGGTATATTTGCCAATGTTAGGTATATCATCGCGGGGCTATGGAACTAACGGCGTGAATCTTTACACCAATGCTGATCAGCAAAGTCAAAAAGTGGGACAAATTCCCCCCAGCACGAGTGTGAAATTATTAGGCTGTCAGGGAGAATGGGCGCAGGTAGAATATCAAGGTATCAAGGGTTGGTTGGCAAGTGAAGATCAATGTGGTGCTGCGCTGACTAGTTGTTCTTGA
- a CDS encoding UbiD family decarboxylase: MARDLKEFIKLLEQKGQLQRIQAPVDPDLEIAEISNRMLQKGGPALLFENVKGSSVPVAINLMGTVERICWAMNMQHPQELEELGKKLAMLQQPKPPKKISQVIDFGKVLFDVLKAKPGRDFFPACQQVVVQGGDLDLNKLPLIRPYPGDAGKIITLGLVITKDCETGTPNIGVYRLQLQSHNTMTVHWLSVRGGARHLRKAAERGKKLEIAIALGVDPLIIMAAATPIPVDLSEWLFAGLYGGSGVQLAKCKTVDLEVPADSEIVLEGTITPGEVLPDGPFGDHMGYYGGVEDSPLIRFQCMTHRKDPIYLTTFSGRPPKEEAMMAIALNRIYTPILRQQVSEIVDFFLPMEALSYKAAIISIDKAYPGQARRAALAFWSALPQFTYTKFVIVVDKDINIRDPRQVVWAISSKVDPTRDVFILPNTPFDSLDFASEKIGLGGRMGIDATTKIPPETEHEWGAPLESDPEIAAMVEKRWAEYGLADLQLGEVNPNLFGYDLK; the protein is encoded by the coding sequence ATGGCAAGAGATTTGAAGGAATTTATCAAACTACTGGAACAAAAAGGACAACTACAGCGAATTCAAGCGCCAGTAGATCCAGATTTAGAAATTGCGGAAATTTCCAACCGCATGTTGCAAAAGGGCGGTCCGGCGTTATTGTTTGAAAACGTCAAAGGTTCATCTGTGCCAGTAGCGATTAATCTGATGGGGACGGTGGAAAGGATATGCTGGGCAATGAATATGCAGCATCCACAGGAGTTGGAAGAATTAGGGAAAAAGTTGGCGATGCTTCAACAACCTAAGCCGCCCAAAAAGATTTCCCAAGTGATCGATTTTGGTAAAGTGCTGTTTGATGTACTCAAGGCGAAACCAGGAAGAGATTTTTTCCCCGCTTGTCAGCAAGTGGTGGTGCAAGGGGGAGATTTGGATTTGAATAAGTTACCTTTGATACGTCCTTATCCAGGTGATGCTGGTAAGATTATAACGCTGGGATTGGTAATTACCAAGGATTGCGAGACGGGTACACCCAATATTGGCGTGTATCGCTTACAACTACAATCTCATAATACAATGACCGTGCATTGGTTATCGGTGCGGGGTGGGGCGAGACATTTACGTAAAGCAGCCGAACGTGGGAAGAAATTAGAAATTGCGATCGCACTCGGCGTTGATCCTCTAATTATCATGGCAGCAGCGACACCGATTCCGGTAGATTTATCTGAATGGTTATTTGCTGGACTTTACGGTGGTTCTGGTGTGCAGTTAGCAAAGTGTAAAACCGTAGATTTGGAAGTCCCCGCCGATTCTGAAATTGTTTTAGAAGGGACGATTACACCAGGGGAAGTTTTACCAGACGGGCCTTTTGGCGATCATATGGGTTATTACGGTGGTGTAGAGGATTCACCTTTGATTCGCTTCCAGTGTATGACACATCGTAAAGACCCAATTTATTTAACCACATTTAGCGGTCGTCCACCCAAAGAAGAAGCAATGATGGCGATCGCTCTCAATCGGATTTATACTCCTATACTGCGGCAACAAGTTTCGGAAATAGTCGATTTCTTCTTGCCAATGGAAGCTTTGAGTTACAAAGCAGCCATTATATCTATAGATAAAGCCTACCCTGGGCAAGCGCGACGGGCAGCATTGGCGTTTTGGAGTGCGCTACCACAGTTTACTTACACCAAATTTGTGATTGTGGTGGATAAAGACATTAATATCAGAGATCCGCGTCAAGTTGTGTGGGCGATTAGTTCAAAAGTAGATCCCACACGAGATGTATTTATTCTGCCGAATACACCCTTTGACAGCTTAGATTTTGCCAGTGAAAAGATAGGTTTAGGTGGACGCATGGGAATTGATGCTACCACAAAGATACCACCAGAAACCGAACACGAATGGGGTGCGCCCTTAGAATCAGATCCAGAAATAGCGGCGATGGTGGAAAAGCGCTGGGCGGAATATGGTTTAGCAGATTTGCAACTGGGAGAGGTTAATCCGAATTTATTTGGTTACGATTTGAAGTAA
- a CDS encoding S-layer homology domain-containing protein, which yields MSRITPVALATTFALVTIICYPSKTLSQTIKGGRNTAPPTGCLSGYPDGKYRGSQAVTRYEFAAGMNACLNQVEEVIPNQANLATKSDFDVLIKRQIELNRQVRELNQRVDNIKK from the coding sequence ATGTCCAGGATTACTCCAGTGGCCTTAGCGACGACTTTCGCATTAGTAACAATTATTTGCTACCCTTCTAAAACGTTGTCACAAACTATAAAGGGTGGGCGTAACACAGCGCCTCCGACGGGTTGTTTGTCTGGATATCCTGATGGTAAGTATCGTGGTTCTCAAGCAGTCACTCGTTATGAGTTTGCTGCTGGCATGAATGCTTGTTTAAATCAGGTGGAGGAAGTTATTCCCAATCAAGCAAATTTAGCGACGAAATCAGATTTTGATGTTTTAATTAAAAGACAAATAGAGTTAAATCGACAAGTTAGAGAGTTAAATCAGCGTGTTGATAATATTAAAAAATAA
- a CDS encoding DUF4112 domain-containing protein codes for MDAAKRLTTLNRIRKLSQLMDTSIRIPLIGFRIGLDPIIGLVPGAGDLISTAFSAYIIYLATRFSIPRQDLAKMIFNVGLEAVVGSVPLVGDLFDAFYKSNIRNLAILEEHLMVVDPELEETKLEEFAPINS; via the coding sequence ATGGACGCTGCTAAACGCCTTACTACTCTCAACCGCATTCGTAAACTTAGCCAATTGATGGATACATCTATACGTATTCCTTTGATCGGCTTTCGCATTGGACTAGACCCCATTATTGGTTTAGTTCCAGGTGCTGGTGATTTAATTAGTACAGCTTTTTCAGCCTATATTATATATTTAGCTACCCGCTTTAGTATTCCACGCCAAGACCTAGCCAAAATGATTTTCAATGTCGGTTTGGAAGCAGTTGTTGGCAGTGTGCCTTTAGTAGGTGATTTATTTGATGCTTTCTATAAATCTAACATCCGTAATTTGGCAATTTTAGAAGAACATTTAATGGTAGTTGATCCGGAACTTGAAGAAACAAAACTTGAAGAATTCGCTCCAATTAACTCTTAA
- a CDS encoding CO2 hydration protein: MVQALDKPTTKLPPSTHEFAEIIHRLEAGGSMLPDTPENLMQIIGIYKAYAVPMDFYWRDLLYIAEQVFLDPFPFFKYFISQEYLERHNHYAGDDADLRIWRGEATAHPELLAFMEKGETFKMPKLLHHWFHDRINMEFAEECMRAMLWHRHMYAPVNQFDAYLDTEEYKANADRAIKAYFQGNPVMLGLYKLFPDMFLEQCRQMSYYANLGLFWEVMAPVFFEMSDIYDEGGFKGVPDAMNFLVNGIFAIAGRPIYHHVYIRGECYEIIPKSKGFTWLYEAALPYVEAVFYRTSPFRGTKSYNAQARQIPDKQEDFHYGILYADVFPVGTAGIPPTLLMQDMLHFLPQYLVDYYKQHCRGEDDMLIQLGITFQRSMYNVTSAVIQALRTALLYPLDDPNPKHLQANREFFEAQLNRFCRPEYGMRDAARLRQIQRQDYR, translated from the coding sequence ATGGTACAAGCACTAGATAAACCTACAACTAAATTACCGCCTTCTACTCATGAATTTGCAGAAATAATTCACCGTTTAGAAGCTGGCGGTTCAATGTTACCGGATACGCCAGAAAATTTGATGCAAATTATCGGCATTTATAAGGCTTATGCAGTGCCGATGGATTTCTACTGGCGTGACTTACTTTATATTGCCGAACAGGTTTTTTTAGATCCGTTTCCCTTCTTTAAATACTTTATTTCTCAGGAGTATTTAGAGCGGCATAATCATTATGCTGGTGACGATGCTGATTTGCGAATTTGGCGTGGTGAAGCAACAGCCCATCCAGAACTTTTGGCATTTATGGAAAAGGGTGAAACCTTTAAAATGCCAAAATTGCTTCATCATTGGTTTCATGACCGCATAAATATGGAATTTGCCGAAGAGTGTATGCGGGCAATGCTTTGGCATCGTCATATGTATGCACCAGTGAATCAATTTGATGCTTATCTCGACACTGAAGAGTACAAAGCTAATGCTGATCGCGCTATTAAGGCCTACTTCCAAGGCAACCCCGTAATGCTGGGATTGTATAAACTGTTTCCAGATATGTTTTTGGAACAGTGCCGCCAGATGTCTTATTACGCTAACCTGGGGTTGTTCTGGGAAGTCATGGCACCGGTTTTCTTTGAAATGTCGGACATCTATGATGAAGGCGGATTTAAAGGTGTCCCCGATGCTATGAATTTCTTGGTCAATGGAATTTTTGCGATCGCAGGTCGTCCCATTTACCATCATGTTTATATTCGGGGAGAATGTTACGAAATTATCCCTAAATCTAAGGGCTTTACCTGGCTTTATGAGGCAGCATTACCTTATGTAGAAGCTGTTTTCTATCGTACTTCTCCCTTCCGAGGTACAAAATCTTACAATGCCCAAGCCAGACAAATCCCTGATAAGCAAGAAGATTTCCACTACGGTATTTTATATGCCGATGTATTTCCTGTGGGGACTGCGGGCATTCCACCAACACTTTTAATGCAAGATATGTTGCATTTCTTGCCCCAATATCTTGTGGATTATTACAAACAACACTGTCGTGGTGAAGACGATATGTTGATTCAGTTGGGAATTACTTTCCAACGGTCAATGTACAACGTTACTTCTGCGGTAATTCAAGCCTTACGGACTGCACTTTTATATCCATTAGATGATCCAAATCCCAAACATTTACAAGCAAATCGCGAATTTTTTGAAGCACAATTAAATCGTTTTTGTCGCCCTGAATATGGTATGCGTGATGCTGCCCGTTTACGGCAAATTCAGCGACAGGATTATAGATAA
- a CDS encoding NADH-quinone oxidoreductase subunit M, with translation MLSVLIWLPIFAAAVIALLPGNISANRVRLGALFASGIVLLWNLFLLLKFDINNPGMQLKEYLPWNETLGLSYQLGVDGLSILLLILNSLLTWIAIYSSSQQIERPRLFYSLVLLVSGGVAGAFLAENLLLFFLFYELELIPFYLLISIWGGQRRAYAGIKFLIYTAVSGALILATFLGIVWVTGSSSFNYDALSTQTLSATLQIVLLVGIILGFGIKIPLVPLHTWLPDAYVEASAPIAILLGGVLAKLGTYGILRFGMALFPDAWSTLAPSLAIWGAVSAMYGAVTAIAQKDIKRMVAYSSIGHMGYILLAAAASTPLALVGAVAQMVSHGIILAILFHLVGVVEAKVGTRELDVLNGLMNPIRGLPLTSALLVLGGMASAGIPGMTGFISEFIVFQGSFSVFPIPTLLCVVATGLTAVYFVILLNRTCFGKLDNNLAYYPRVLWHEKMPALVLAALILFLGVQPTWLVRWAEPTTTAMVATIPPIEKPVTQQVALK, from the coding sequence ATGCTCAGCGTTTTAATTTGGCTCCCGATTTTTGCGGCTGCTGTCATCGCATTATTACCAGGAAATATTTCTGCTAATCGTGTGCGTTTAGGAGCATTGTTTGCTTCTGGAATAGTACTGTTGTGGAATCTTTTTCTCTTACTCAAATTTGATATCAACAATCCAGGGATGCAGTTAAAAGAGTATCTCCCCTGGAATGAAACCCTTGGCTTAAGCTATCAGCTTGGGGTAGATGGACTTTCGATTTTACTGCTGATTTTAAATAGTTTGCTCACCTGGATTGCTATTTACAGCAGCAGTCAGCAAATAGAACGTCCTCGCCTTTTCTACTCTCTGGTGTTGTTAGTAAGTGGTGGAGTTGCAGGCGCGTTTTTAGCAGAAAATTTACTATTATTCTTCCTGTTCTACGAACTAGAATTAATACCCTTTTATCTGCTAATTAGTATTTGGGGTGGTCAAAGACGAGCTTATGCTGGTATTAAGTTCCTGATTTATACTGCCGTTTCCGGCGCATTAATTCTGGCTACCTTTTTGGGTATTGTCTGGGTGACAGGTTCCTCTAGCTTTAATTACGATGCCCTTTCTACTCAGACTCTATCAGCAACATTGCAAATTGTTCTGTTGGTAGGAATCATACTAGGCTTTGGGATTAAAATTCCCTTGGTTCCCTTGCATACTTGGTTGCCAGATGCTTACGTTGAAGCTTCCGCCCCGATTGCCATTCTGCTTGGTGGTGTACTGGCGAAGTTAGGAACTTACGGAATTTTGCGCTTTGGGATGGCTTTGTTTCCCGATGCTTGGAGTACTCTCGCACCAAGTTTGGCAATTTGGGGTGCAGTCAGTGCCATGTATGGGGCAGTAACAGCGATCGCTCAAAAAGACATCAAGCGCATGGTGGCATACAGTTCCATCGGTCACATGGGTTACATTCTCCTGGCTGCTGCTGCTAGTACTCCCCTTGCCCTTGTTGGTGCAGTTGCCCAAATGGTTAGCCACGGTATTATCCTAGCCATTCTCTTCCACCTAGTCGGAGTTGTAGAAGCCAAGGTGGGAACCCGGGAGTTGGATGTCCTCAATGGCTTAATGAATCCTATACGCGGTTTACCCCTAACCAGTGCCTTATTAGTTTTAGGCGGTATGGCTAGCGCGGGTATTCCTGGAATGACAGGATTTATCTCTGAATTTATCGTTTTCCAAGGTAGTTTCTCTGTCTTCCCCATCCCTACTCTATTGTGTGTAGTAGCTACTGGCTTAACCGCAGTTTACTTTGTCATTCTCCTCAACCGTACCTGTTTTGGTAAACTTGACAACAACCTTGCCTATTACCCACGAGTCCTGTGGCACGAAAAAATGCCAGCCCTAGTTTTGGCAGCCTTAATTTTGTTCTTAGGAGTACAACCCACTTGGTTAGTGCGTTGGGCTGAACCAACAACAACAGCAATGGTTGCAACCATTCCTCCCATCGAAAAACCAGTGACTCAGCAAGTAGCCCTGAAATAA